Proteins from one Candidatus Palauibacter australiensis genomic window:
- a CDS encoding rhomboid family intramembrane serine protease, with protein MTRVVGQLLLINVVAYVFTRTNPVLTSELWLVPAQVLTRPWTLITYQFLHGGVSHIFFNMLALFFFGPKLEALLGSKSFLRLYLLAGLIGALVHILWTVLTMSQGGLYIPMVGASAAVYGVLFGYARYWPRDRVMIWFVIPVQVRFLVIAFTVLSLWLGLGGVGGGVAHFAHLGGFLGGWLYLRWRTTRSAAAQFRKKAESPGVRMGERELNVKWGRIEPSTLHPVNRAEYERIAGKLKAAGWSALTDRERTFVERFGGGFG; from the coding sequence ATGACCCGCGTCGTCGGCCAACTGCTCCTCATCAACGTCGTCGCCTACGTGTTCACGCGCACGAACCCCGTCCTGACGTCGGAGCTGTGGCTCGTCCCCGCCCAGGTTCTGACCCGACCCTGGACGCTCATCACCTACCAGTTCCTGCACGGCGGCGTGTCCCACATCTTCTTCAACATGCTCGCGCTCTTCTTCTTCGGGCCGAAGCTCGAGGCGCTGCTCGGATCGAAGAGTTTCCTCAGGCTGTATCTTCTCGCCGGGCTCATCGGGGCCCTCGTCCACATCCTGTGGACCGTCCTCACGATGTCGCAGGGGGGGCTCTACATTCCGATGGTCGGGGCTTCGGCGGCGGTGTACGGCGTGCTCTTCGGCTACGCGCGCTACTGGCCGCGCGACCGGGTGATGATCTGGTTCGTCATCCCCGTGCAGGTCCGCTTCCTCGTCATCGCCTTCACGGTGCTCTCCCTGTGGCTGGGACTGGGCGGCGTCGGCGGGGGCGTGGCGCACTTCGCGCACCTGGGCGGGTTCCTCGGCGGCTGGCTCTACCTGAGGTGGCGGACCACGCGCTCCGCCGCGGCGCAGTTCCGCAAGAAGGCCGAGAGCCCCGGCGTCCGCATGGGAGAGCGGGAGTTGAACGTGAAGTGGGGCAGGATCGAGCCGAGCACCCTTCATCCCGTGAATCGGGCCGAGTACGAGCGCATCGCCGGCAAGCTCAAGGCCGCGGGCTGGTCCGCCCTCACCGACCGCGAACGCACCTTCGTGGAGAGATTCGGCGGAGGCTTCGGCTAG